The following are encoded together in the Gilvimarinus sp. DA14 genome:
- a CDS encoding inactive transglutaminase family protein, protein MKMQRIPFYAMVLLLIVAGLVTAWLRHTTTEVPFLPGEQKPVWLVEARIDFMATGGQTTVRLDLPDDAPGFRLIREQAASPGYGFAVLDDNQNRRAEWTRRQVAGPQTLYYNAQYLPTGQNSATTDAEAPKVAEVFWDEPEATAARELLRGALSRSTTPASTARELIKLLSPNSPDQNAQLLLVAEPQRSQLLVKLLNQAGVAARTALGLYLEDARRRQSLTSMVELYTEEGWLLINATTGEQGVPENLLLWSRGENAQLDVIGGQNSRLSFSMIKQTVPAMALSQVQFQDNIFSMLGVYSLPIEEQSMFKLLFLLPLGALVVVFMRVIVGLRTAGTFMPILISLAFLQTSLVPGLISFILIVGFGLLLRNYLSYLNLLLVARIATLIVLVIFLISILSLLGYQMGLNAGITVTFFPMIIIAWTIERMSILWEEEGAHEVLIQGGGSLLVAVIAYLLMSLTVVNHLSFNFPELNLIILALILMMGQYTGYKLSELRRFRSMEQFD, encoded by the coding sequence ATGAAAATGCAGCGCATTCCCTTCTACGCCATGGTGCTTTTGCTGATCGTGGCGGGTTTGGTGACCGCTTGGCTAAGGCACACGACCACCGAAGTACCTTTTTTGCCAGGTGAGCAAAAACCGGTTTGGCTGGTAGAAGCGCGCATCGACTTTATGGCCACCGGCGGGCAGACGACCGTGCGCCTCGACTTGCCGGATGATGCACCTGGGTTTCGCTTAATTCGCGAGCAGGCGGCATCGCCCGGCTATGGCTTTGCGGTATTGGATGATAACCAAAACCGGCGCGCGGAGTGGACCCGTCGTCAGGTGGCCGGGCCGCAAACGCTTTACTATAACGCCCAGTATCTGCCCACCGGTCAAAATAGCGCGACAACGGATGCCGAAGCGCCCAAAGTGGCGGAGGTGTTTTGGGACGAGCCAGAGGCAACTGCCGCCAGAGAACTGTTGCGCGGCGCTCTGTCCCGCTCGACCACGCCGGCCAGTACCGCCCGCGAATTGATTAAACTGCTCAGCCCCAACTCCCCCGATCAGAACGCGCAATTGTTATTGGTGGCCGAACCACAGCGTTCTCAGTTGTTGGTCAAACTATTAAATCAGGCCGGCGTGGCGGCGCGCACGGCATTGGGTTTGTACCTGGAAGATGCACGGCGGCGGCAAAGCCTAACCTCGATGGTCGAGCTGTACACAGAAGAGGGATGGTTGCTGATTAATGCCACCACCGGCGAGCAAGGTGTGCCCGAAAACCTATTGCTCTGGTCGCGGGGGGAAAATGCTCAACTGGACGTGATCGGTGGTCAGAACTCGCGTCTGAGTTTTTCCATGATTAAGCAAACCGTTCCCGCTATGGCGCTGTCGCAGGTGCAGTTTCAAGACAACATTTTTAGCATGCTTGGAGTTTACAGTCTGCCCATTGAAGAGCAGAGCATGTTCAAGTTGCTTTTTTTGTTGCCCTTAGGGGCGCTGGTGGTGGTGTTTATGCGGGTGATTGTCGGTTTGAGAACCGCTGGCACCTTTATGCCTATTCTGATCTCGCTGGCTTTTTTGCAAACCTCTCTCGTGCCCGGCCTGATTAGTTTTATTCTGATCGTTGGGTTTGGCTTGCTGCTGCGCAATTACTTGTCTTATTTAAACTTATTATTGGTCGCGCGTATTGCCACCTTGATAGTGCTAGTCATATTCCTGATTTCTATCTTGAGTTTGCTGGGTTATCAAATGGGGTTAAACGCGGGTATTACCGTGACATTCTTCCCTATGATTATTATTGCTTGGACCATCGAGCGTATGAGTATTCTGTGGGAGGAAGAGGGCGCCCATGAAGTGTTAATTCAGGGTGGCGGTAGTTTGCTAGTGGCGGTAATCGCTTATTTGTTGATGAGCCTAACGGTCGTTAATCATCTCAGTTTTAATTTTCCGGAATTAAACTTGATTATCCTGGCATTGATTTTAATGATGGGGCAGTACACGGGTTATAAGCTCTCCGAGCTGCGACGTTTCCGTTCCATGGAGCAGTTTGACTGA
- a CDS encoding alpha-L-glutamate ligase-like protein, with protein MFISPFKLRRLGMLGMNCRNRDFIGRYNDRRLYPLVDNKLETKLLAQEYQVATPQLRFVVKEQHEISQIEKSLDKLSGFAIKPAKGSGGKGIWVIIKRDGADFIKSSGAKITLEDIRRHMSNTLAGLYSLGGVSDEVIVEDLIEFDDCFDGFSFEGVPDIRVVVFRGFPVMAMLRLATHASDGKANLHQGAVGVGLDLATGRCLNAVQFGKPVYQHPDTKRSLKEIRVPDWRGLLCLASRCYDMTGLGYIGADLVLDANRGPELLELNARPGLAIQVANGFGLLPRLRHIEKLKEKHYRTAEARVDYVMQEFAAKTLL; from the coding sequence ATGTTTATCAGCCCTTTCAAACTGCGGCGCCTGGGTATGCTGGGTATGAACTGTCGCAACCGGGACTTTATTGGCCGCTACAACGACCGGCGCCTGTATCCGTTAGTGGATAATAAGCTGGAAACAAAGCTGCTGGCGCAAGAGTATCAGGTGGCGACACCGCAACTGCGTTTTGTGGTGAAAGAACAACACGAAATCTCGCAAATTGAAAAGTCTCTAGATAAGTTGTCCGGCTTTGCTATCAAGCCTGCCAAAGGCTCTGGCGGAAAAGGTATCTGGGTAATCATCAAGCGCGACGGTGCCGACTTTATCAAATCCAGTGGAGCGAAAATTACCCTGGAGGATATTCGCCGTCATATGAGTAACACCCTGGCTGGCTTATATTCGCTGGGCGGCGTCAGTGATGAAGTGATCGTTGAGGACTTGATCGAATTTGATGATTGCTTTGACGGCTTTTCGTTTGAAGGGGTACCGGATATTCGCGTGGTGGTATTTCGCGGTTTTCCGGTCATGGCGATGTTGCGGTTGGCCACCCACGCTTCGGATGGTAAAGCTAATTTACACCAAGGCGCAGTGGGAGTGGGACTGGATTTGGCCACGGGGCGTTGTTTGAATGCGGTGCAGTTTGGTAAACCTGTTTACCAGCATCCGGATACTAAACGTTCTTTGAAAGAGATTCGAGTTCCCGACTGGCGTGGCTTGCTGTGCCTTGCATCGCGCTGCTACGACATGACGGGGCTCGGATATATAGGCGCCGACTTGGTGTTGGATGCCAACCGTGGTCCCGAATTGTTGGAGTTAAACGCGCGCCCCGGCTTGGCCATTCAGGTGGCCAATGGGTTCGGTTTGTTGCCGCGTTTGCGGCATATAGAAAAATTAAAAGAAAAACACTACCGTACGGCGGAGGCGCGCGTCGATTATGTAATGCAGGAGTTCGCCGCGAAGACTTTGTTATGA
- a CDS encoding DUF748 domain-containing protein, translating to MSALSRNSKRFVAATAVLGLLVVALYLAIPAAAKHYLNNYVLKDMGRYTGTVESVRVRLFKGAYQLNNLNIHLKEKSPQTPFYYSDSLDISVSWLALRHGELLVDAALNQPRLNLLDTRSNDNQQVGEGTNWLAVLEEILPTTLNQLDINNGTIHFANEETTPKVDIVLSDINATVSNLTNVKDQSGRRVANAELTAKLFSEVAIEAHAEFDPFQHDDFMFAAKTDPIALRQLNDFSQAYGNIDFKSGQIELYTEIEAEAGKMSGYIKPLMEDVNIASWQQDVISQGDNPFQLTWESLMGFLGLLFTNLETDKLATEIEIEGTLDDTRVSSWQAAWGIVKNAFVEAVESRFNEITPLTEDS from the coding sequence GTGTCAGCGTTGTCCAGAAACTCAAAACGATTCGTCGCGGCTACAGCTGTGCTGGGGCTACTAGTGGTCGCTTTGTATCTGGCGATACCGGCCGCAGCCAAACACTACCTCAACAACTATGTTCTCAAAGATATGGGCCGCTACACCGGCACGGTGGAGAGCGTGCGGGTGCGGCTGTTTAAAGGCGCATATCAACTCAATAACTTAAATATTCATTTAAAAGAGAAATCTCCCCAAACGCCTTTTTACTACAGCGACAGTTTAGACATCAGTGTCAGCTGGTTAGCCCTGCGCCACGGCGAACTGCTGGTGGATGCAGCGTTAAACCAACCACGGTTAAACCTTCTGGATACTCGGTCCAATGACAATCAGCAAGTCGGTGAGGGAACCAACTGGCTGGCGGTGCTGGAAGAAATTCTACCCACCACGTTAAACCAGTTGGATATCAACAACGGCACCATTCATTTTGCCAATGAAGAAACAACTCCCAAGGTTGATATTGTACTTAGTGACATTAATGCCACAGTGTCCAACCTGACTAACGTCAAAGATCAAAGTGGCCGGCGAGTGGCCAATGCCGAACTAACAGCGAAATTATTTTCAGAGGTAGCGATTGAGGCCCATGCCGAATTCGATCCCTTTCAGCACGATGATTTTATGTTCGCTGCCAAAACAGACCCGATTGCGCTGCGCCAGCTAAACGATTTTTCTCAAGCCTATGGCAATATCGATTTTAAATCCGGGCAAATAGAGCTTTATACAGAAATTGAAGCCGAAGCCGGTAAGATGTCCGGTTATATCAAACCGCTAATGGAAGACGTGAATATCGCCAGCTGGCAACAAGACGTGATTTCTCAAGGGGACAATCCGTTTCAACTCACCTGGGAAAGTTTGATGGGCTTTCTCGGCCTGCTCTTCACCAACTTGGAAACTGATAAGCTGGCCACCGAAATTGAAATTGAAGGCACCTTGGACGATACCCGAGTCAGTTCTTGGCAGGCCGCCTGGGGAATCGTAAAAAACGCGTTTGTTGAAGCCGTCGAATCTCGCTTTAATGAAATAACTCCGCTGACCGAAGACTCATAA
- a CDS encoding DUF3465 domain-containing protein translates to MLSGPIASLHRRNDRSGLIFCLALLLTFLGSACQQADTPSNFAQLWRNQTTEIQVRGKGEVTRLLPDDTKGSQHQRFIIHVRDGTSLLIVHNIDIAPRIENLAVSDPVEFYGEYIWNPKGGLVHWTHKDPQARHPHGWIIHDEKKYW, encoded by the coding sequence TTGCTGTCTGGTCCGATCGCTAGCCTTCACCGTCGCAACGACCGCTCGGGCCTGATTTTTTGTCTCGCGTTATTGCTGACGTTTTTGGGTTCAGCCTGTCAACAGGCTGATACACCAAGTAACTTCGCGCAACTCTGGCGTAACCAGACGACAGAAATTCAGGTGCGCGGTAAGGGCGAAGTTACCCGCCTGCTGCCAGACGACACCAAAGGCTCGCAGCATCAACGCTTTATTATCCATGTTCGCGATGGCACTTCTTTATTGATTGTGCACAATATTGATATTGCACCGCGTATCGAAAACCTAGCGGTAAGTGATCCTGTGGAATTCTACGGCGAATACATCTGGAACCCTAAAGGCGGCTTGGTACACTGGACTCACAAGGATCCTCAAGCCCGCCACCCCCACGGCTGGATTATTCACGACGAAAAGAAGTACTGGTAA
- a CDS encoding VOC family protein: MIDSQQAPYLEIPSRSLSASKEFFTRVFHWSFTDYGAEYCAFDSGFNLGGFYLSATVSSGAQSSCLIVLYSESLAQTEKEVIAAGGTICRPTFTFPGGRRFHFTEPGGSEFAVWSDR, translated from the coding sequence ATGATCGACTCACAGCAAGCCCCCTACCTGGAAATCCCTTCGCGTTCACTGAGCGCAAGCAAAGAATTTTTCACCCGCGTTTTTCACTGGAGCTTCACCGACTACGGCGCCGAGTACTGCGCCTTTGACTCCGGCTTTAACTTGGGCGGATTTTACTTATCCGCCACTGTGTCTAGCGGTGCTCAGAGCTCCTGCCTGATCGTGCTTTACAGTGAAAGCCTGGCGCAGACAGAAAAAGAAGTGATTGCTGCAGGCGGCACTATCTGCAGACCCACTTTCACCTTTCCCGGCGGCAGACGCTTCCACTTTACCGAGCCTGGAGGCAGCGAATTTGCTGTCTGGTCCGATCGCTAG
- a CDS encoding class D sortase, whose amino-acid sequence MKLVSALCRFVETSLWLLGIALLCVWGTQMLRQGPMAERQTDLFLARAQAASATTTETSVSTNPPLTAPGDIDTSLWSPKRIEQFSAIAPASDDIIAVLEIDTLGLSAPIFTEPTDHNLNRGLGWLDKTAPVTGGGNIAIAGHRDSFFRVLKDIEIGDRIDVTTLEGEKSYTVTELQIVLPSNVSVLAPTEHNQLTLITCYPFYHVGSAPERFIVTATENSPATLH is encoded by the coding sequence GTGAAATTAGTCTCAGCTTTGTGTCGCTTTGTCGAAACCAGCCTCTGGCTTTTGGGCATTGCATTGCTCTGCGTGTGGGGCACCCAAATGCTGCGCCAAGGTCCGATGGCCGAACGGCAGACGGATTTATTTCTGGCCCGTGCCCAGGCGGCAAGCGCAACGACCACCGAAACTTCCGTATCGACAAACCCTCCTCTGACTGCCCCTGGGGATATTGATACCAGCCTGTGGAGCCCCAAACGCATCGAACAGTTCAGCGCCATCGCCCCTGCAAGTGACGATATCATCGCAGTACTGGAAATCGATACGCTGGGCCTGAGCGCACCCATTTTCACCGAGCCGACAGACCACAACTTAAACCGCGGCCTGGGCTGGCTGGATAAGACAGCGCCCGTTACCGGTGGCGGCAATATCGCTATCGCCGGACACAGAGACAGTTTCTTCCGGGTTCTTAAAGATATCGAAATTGGAGATCGCATTGATGTGACAACGCTTGAGGGAGAAAAAAGCTACACGGTCACTGAACTGCAAATCGTCTTGCCCTCAAATGTCAGTGTGCTCGCCCCCACCGAGCACAATCAGCTAACCCTGATTACCTGCTACCCGTTCTACCATGTTGGAAGTGCACCGGAGCGATTTATCGTAACGGCCACAGAAAACTCACCTGCAACACTTCATTAA
- a CDS encoding TrkH family potassium uptake protein, with amino-acid sequence MHFAVIARVLGTLLMMFSLTLLLPISVSLWFNDHNYMTFLWGFALAFGSGLAIWAPVYKSRADLRTRDGFLVTALFWFVLGTFGALPLYFSNGLELSVTDAIFESISGLTTTGATVITGLDTLPPSILFYRQQLQWLGGIGIIVIAVAILPMLGIGGMQLYRAEAPGPVKDSKLTPRITETAKALFTTYLVFTAACALSYKLAGMSWFEAICHAFSTIANGGFSTHDASILHYQSPAIMMVCTVFMLIAAVNFALHFLVWREKSLRHYFQDAELRFYISCMVVGVLITVAYLAGSQTYSFSDSFYLGTFNFVSTMTTAGFASNYSSFPSFLPYMLFIFAFVGGCASSTGGGMKAIRVLLLYKQGVREIHRLIHPNAVISVKVGKLTVPDRVVESVWGFFAMYVVAFAAMFLMLIATGLDLRTSFSAVGACITNLGPGMGEVAAHYGDINSPAKWVLCFAMLLGRLEVFTLLVLFSPAFWRR; translated from the coding sequence ATGCACTTTGCCGTAATCGCCAGGGTTTTGGGCACACTGCTGATGATGTTCAGTTTGACGCTGTTGCTTCCCATCAGTGTCAGCCTCTGGTTTAACGACCACAACTACATGACATTTCTATGGGGCTTCGCCCTGGCATTTGGTTCTGGGCTGGCTATCTGGGCGCCGGTTTATAAAAGCCGGGCGGATCTGCGCACCCGCGATGGCTTTTTGGTGACCGCCTTATTCTGGTTTGTACTGGGCACTTTCGGTGCCCTGCCACTGTATTTTTCCAATGGCCTAGAGCTTTCAGTTACCGACGCCATCTTTGAATCTATCTCGGGCCTTACCACCACCGGGGCAACGGTAATCACCGGGCTGGACACCCTGCCGCCCTCCATTTTATTTTACCGCCAGCAGCTACAGTGGCTGGGTGGTATTGGTATTATTGTTATCGCCGTAGCTATTTTACCCATGCTGGGTATTGGTGGTATGCAGCTGTACCGCGCCGAAGCCCCTGGCCCGGTAAAAGACAGCAAGCTCACGCCGCGCATTACTGAAACAGCCAAGGCATTGTTTACTACCTATCTGGTTTTTACCGCAGCCTGCGCCCTCAGCTACAAACTGGCGGGCATGAGCTGGTTCGAGGCCATTTGCCACGCCTTTTCCACCATTGCCAACGGCGGCTTCTCTACCCACGACGCCAGCATTCTGCACTATCAGTCGCCGGCCATTATGATGGTGTGCACCGTGTTTATGCTGATTGCGGCGGTCAACTTCGCCCTGCACTTTTTGGTCTGGCGAGAAAAATCCTTGCGCCACTATTTCCAAGATGCCGAATTGCGTTTTTATATCTCCTGCATGGTGGTCGGGGTATTAATTACCGTTGCCTATTTGGCCGGCTCGCAAACCTATTCGTTTAGCGACAGCTTTTATCTGGGCACATTTAATTTTGTCTCCACCATGACCACCGCGGGCTTTGCCTCCAACTACTCCAGCTTTCCCAGCTTTTTGCCCTATATGCTGTTTATTTTTGCTTTTGTGGGCGGCTGTGCCAGCTCAACCGGCGGCGGTATGAAGGCGATACGTGTGTTGCTGCTATACAAGCAAGGGGTGCGCGAAATCCATCGCCTCATCCATCCCAACGCCGTTATTTCGGTTAAAGTGGGTAAATTGACCGTGCCGGATCGGGTAGTGGAATCCGTATGGGGTTTTTTCGCTATGTACGTGGTCGCTTTCGCAGCCATGTTTCTGATGCTGATCGCCACCGGACTGGATTTACGCACATCTTTCTCGGCGGTGGGCGCCTGCATCACCAACCTAGGCCCAGGAATGGGAGAGGTCGCGGCACACTATGGCGATATAAACAGCCCGGCCAAGTGGGTGCTGTGTTTCGCCATGCTATTAGGACGACTGGAAGTCTTTACTTTACTGGTTCTGTTTAGTCCCGCATTTTGGCGTCGTTAA
- the trkA gene encoding Trk system potassium transporter TrkA encodes MKIIILGAGQVGASLAENLADESNDITMIDTNDSRLRELRDRLDIGVVNGEGSHPDVLVQAGVEDADMLVAVTNNDEINMVACQVAHSLFRTPTKIARVRATAYLTNNKLFANEAIPIDVLISPEQLVSDYIHRLIETPGALQVLDFAEGKVQLVAVKAYHGGPLVGQELRFLREHMPAVDTRVAAIYRRGQAIMPTGATVIEADDEVFFLAGKNDIRAVISELRRMETAYKRIIIAGGGNIGMRLARKLEGRYSVRVIEHNKARAAHLAEHLERAIVLQGSASDQDLLSEENIEDTDVFLALTNDDEANIMSSMLAKRLGARKVMALINNPAYVDLVQGGDIDIAISPQTTTIGSLLTHVRRGDMVSVYSLRRGAAEAIELIAHGDKNSSKVVGRALEDIDLPQGANIGAIVREKDSGSEVIIAHDDVVVESGDHVIVFLLNKKHIRDIEKLFQVGFTFF; translated from the coding sequence ATGAAGATTATTATTCTGGGTGCAGGACAAGTAGGCGCCAGCCTGGCTGAAAACCTCGCCGACGAATCCAACGACATCACCATGATTGACACCAACGACTCTCGCCTGCGCGAACTGCGCGATCGGCTGGATATCGGTGTGGTTAACGGTGAAGGATCGCACCCGGATGTGCTGGTGCAAGCCGGTGTGGAAGACGCGGATATGCTGGTAGCGGTGACCAACAACGATGAAATCAATATGGTCGCCTGCCAGGTGGCGCACAGTTTGTTTCGCACCCCCACCAAAATTGCCCGGGTGCGCGCCACGGCCTACCTCACCAACAACAAGCTGTTTGCCAACGAAGCAATCCCCATCGACGTGCTGATTAGCCCGGAACAGCTGGTCTCGGATTATATCCACCGCCTGATCGAAACCCCGGGCGCGCTGCAAGTGCTGGATTTTGCCGAGGGCAAAGTACAGCTGGTGGCGGTAAAAGCCTATCACGGCGGGCCCCTGGTGGGACAAGAACTGCGCTTTTTACGTGAGCATATGCCCGCCGTCGATACCCGGGTTGCCGCCATATACCGCCGCGGTCAGGCGATTATGCCCACCGGCGCCACGGTCATTGAAGCGGACGACGAAGTGTTTTTTCTCGCCGGAAAGAATGACATCCGCGCGGTCATCAGCGAATTGCGGCGTATGGAAACCGCCTATAAGCGAATCATTATTGCCGGCGGCGGCAATATCGGCATGCGCCTGGCGCGCAAGCTAGAGGGACGCTATAGCGTGCGGGTGATTGAACACAACAAGGCCCGCGCCGCACACCTGGCTGAGCACCTAGAGCGCGCCATTGTGCTGCAGGGCAGCGCCTCTGATCAGGACTTACTGAGCGAAGAAAACATTGAAGACACCGATGTGTTTCTCGCCCTAACCAATGACGACGAAGCCAATATCATGTCGTCAATGCTCGCTAAACGATTAGGCGCGCGCAAAGTGATGGCGCTGATTAACAACCCCGCCTATGTGGATTTGGTGCAGGGCGGCGATATCGACATTGCCATTTCCCCGCAAACCACCACCATCGGCAGCCTGCTCACCCACGTAAGACGCGGCGATATGGTCAGCGTTTACTCGCTGCGCCGCGGCGCCGCCGAGGCTATTGAACTGATTGCCCACGGCGATAAAAACTCATCCAAGGTGGTGGGGCGCGCGCTGGAGGACATCGACCTGCCCCAGGGCGCCAATATCGGTGCGATTGTGCGCGAGAAAGACTCGGGCAGTGAGGTCATCATTGCCCATGACGATGTAGTTGTTGAGAGCGGCGATCATGTGATTGTGTTTTTGCTCAATAAAAAACACATTCGCGATATCGAAAAACTGTTCCAGGTTGGGTTTACCTTTTTCTAG
- the rsmB gene encoding 16S rRNA (cytosine(967)-C(5))-methyltransferase RsmB: MKPRVACARALAELLRQRGSLASSLPQWQDKVEPADRALVRELCYGSMRYYPRLNTIAEQLLDKPLRAKDSDVQALILLGLYQLDYTRIPDHAAIGETAGAAKALKKPWATGLVNGVLRRYQRERDELTARLAEIPEFTSAHPQWLLDAYRIAWGSATDQIVSANNAHPPLTIRVNTEQTSRADYLRILAKEEFTASPTRFSDCGITLPPCDPTMLPGFTSGLISVQDEATQFAAPLLELQPGQRVLDACAAPGGKTGHILQSEPQLGEVVALDIEERRLAKVKQNLQRLQLDAQVLAGDAGKPEQWWDGQLFDRILLDAPCSATGIIRRQSDIKLLRSAADINRLVQLQSQLLDALWPLLKPGGILVYATCSALPAENSEQASAFLQRTHNAQEIVIDADWGIAQKAGRQLLPQQDGHDGFYYAKFKKAEK; the protein is encoded by the coding sequence TTGAAACCCCGGGTTGCATGCGCCCGCGCACTGGCCGAGCTGCTGCGCCAGCGCGGCTCGCTGGCAAGCAGCCTGCCCCAGTGGCAGGACAAGGTAGAACCGGCCGACCGCGCTTTGGTGCGCGAGCTTTGCTACGGCAGCATGCGCTACTACCCGCGCCTCAACACTATTGCAGAACAATTATTGGATAAGCCTCTGCGCGCCAAAGACAGCGATGTTCAGGCGCTGATTTTGCTGGGCTTGTATCAGCTGGATTACACCCGCATACCGGATCACGCCGCCATCGGTGAAACCGCAGGTGCCGCCAAGGCGCTAAAAAAGCCCTGGGCCACGGGGTTAGTTAACGGTGTGCTGCGCCGCTACCAGCGCGAGCGCGACGAGCTTACCGCCCGCCTGGCAGAGATCCCGGAATTTACCAGCGCCCACCCGCAGTGGTTACTTGATGCCTACCGCATCGCCTGGGGCTCTGCCACAGATCAGATAGTAAGTGCTAACAATGCTCATCCACCACTTACAATAAGGGTGAATACGGAGCAAACCTCTCGTGCCGACTATTTACGAATACTTGCCAAAGAGGAGTTTACAGCCAGCCCCACGCGCTTTAGCGACTGCGGTATCACCCTCCCACCCTGCGACCCGACAATGCTGCCAGGTTTTACCAGCGGACTGATCAGCGTGCAGGACGAGGCGACGCAATTTGCTGCCCCATTGCTGGAGCTACAACCCGGACAGAGAGTGCTCGACGCCTGCGCGGCGCCCGGCGGTAAAACCGGCCACATTCTGCAAAGCGAGCCCCAGCTCGGCGAAGTGGTGGCGCTTGATATAGAAGAGCGCCGTCTGGCAAAAGTAAAACAGAATCTGCAGCGCTTACAGCTAGACGCCCAGGTTCTTGCCGGTGATGCCGGCAAACCCGAACAGTGGTGGGACGGCCAACTTTTCGATCGAATTTTGCTGGATGCGCCTTGTTCGGCCACGGGCATTATTCGCCGCCAAAGCGATATCAAACTGCTGCGCAGCGCCGCCGATATCAACCGCCTGGTCCAGCTGCAAAGCCAGCTGCTGGATGCACTTTGGCCTCTGCTGAAACCCGGCGGTATCCTGGTCTATGCTACCTGCTCGGCACTGCCAGCCGAAAACAGCGAACAGGCCAGCGCCTTTTTGCAGCGCACCCACAACGCGCAAGAGATTGTTATTGACGCAGACTGGGGTATAGCGCAAAAGGCAGGCAGACAATTATTGCCACAGCAAGATGGCCACGACGGCTTCTATTACGCCAAGTTTAAAAAAGCAGAAAAATAG
- the fmt gene encoding methionyl-tRNA formyltransferase, translating to MTAPLRIVFAGTPDFAAHHLQVLLDGPHQVIACYTQPDRPAGRGKKLKPSPVKSLAEQAGIAVYQPHSLKDPVAQSELAALDADIMVVVAYGLLLPKAVLETPRLGCINVHASLLPRWRGAAPIQRAIEAGDRESGITIMQMDEGLDTGDMLVTASCPITVSDTGGSLHDKLLSLGGPALEKALAQLATDSALPQTQEDSLSNYAPKISKAEAQINWSDSAENIDRKIRAFNPFPVAFTRHSAKPEAAIRLWQCELAPAASGSPGTIIELDADRITVACGTGGIAITQLQMPGKKPMAVADLLRGNSDLFKIGDRFTGPEA from the coding sequence ATGACTGCTCCACTGCGAATCGTTTTCGCCGGCACCCCCGATTTTGCCGCTCACCACTTACAGGTACTGCTCGACGGCCCACACCAAGTCATCGCCTGCTACACCCAGCCCGACCGCCCCGCCGGTCGCGGTAAAAAGCTTAAACCTAGCCCGGTCAAAAGCCTCGCCGAGCAGGCAGGCATTGCGGTGTATCAACCGCATTCACTAAAAGACCCTGTCGCTCAGAGTGAGCTGGCAGCACTGGACGCCGATATAATGGTGGTGGTCGCCTACGGCTTATTGCTGCCTAAGGCGGTGTTAGAAACACCCAGACTCGGCTGTATTAATGTACACGCTTCGCTCCTACCGCGTTGGCGCGGCGCCGCCCCCATTCAGCGTGCCATCGAAGCTGGCGACCGTGAATCCGGCATTACCATTATGCAAATGGACGAGGGCTTGGACACCGGCGACATGCTGGTCACGGCCAGCTGTCCTATCACGGTCAGCGACACCGGCGGTAGCCTGCACGACAAATTGCTGAGCTTGGGTGGACCGGCGCTTGAGAAAGCTCTGGCCCAACTGGCGACCGATTCAGCGCTGCCGCAAACCCAGGAGGATTCGCTCTCCAATTACGCGCCCAAGATCAGTAAGGCCGAAGCGCAGATTAACTGGAGCGACAGCGCAGAAAATATCGACCGGAAAATTCGCGCCTTTAACCCCTTCCCGGTGGCCTTTACCCGCCACAGCGCCAAACCAGAGGCCGCCATTCGGCTATGGCAATGCGAGCTTGCACCAGCGGCGTCGGGCTCCCCAGGCACCATTATTGAGCTTGATGCCGATCGGATCACCGTGGCCTGCGGCACAGGCGGTATCGCTATAACTCAACTGCAAATGCCGGGCAAAAAGCCCATGGCGGTAGCCGACTTGCTGCGCGGCAATAGCGACCTGTTTAAGATTGGCGACCGATTCACAGGGCCGGAAGCTTGA
- the def gene encoding peptide deformylase: MALLEILEFPDPRLRTIAKPVETVDDSVRELIDNMFETMYAAPGIGLAATQVNVHRRIVVMDLSEDQSEPRVFINPEVTVLGGDEAPYDEGCLSVPGFYESVDRPTQIRVEALDRDGKPFTLEPDGLLAVCIQHELDHLNGKLFVDYLSQMKRQRIRKKLEKLHRARA; encoded by the coding sequence ATGGCCCTACTTGAAATTCTTGAATTTCCCGACCCGCGTCTGCGCACCATCGCCAAGCCGGTAGAGACTGTGGACGACAGTGTCCGTGAGCTGATCGACAACATGTTTGAAACCATGTACGCCGCGCCGGGTATCGGTTTGGCGGCCACTCAGGTCAATGTCCACCGCCGTATTGTGGTCATGGACCTGTCGGAAGATCAGAGCGAACCGCGTGTCTTTATCAACCCCGAGGTCACCGTTCTTGGGGGAGACGAAGCCCCCTATGACGAGGGTTGCCTGTCGGTGCCCGGCTTCTATGAAAGTGTCGATCGCCCCACTCAAATTCGGGTTGAAGCGCTCGATCGCGACGGCAAGCCCTTCACCCTGGAGCCCGACGGCCTGCTGGCCGTATGCATTCAGCACGAGCTGGATCACCTCAACGGCAAGCTTTTTGTCGATTACCTGTCGCAAATGAAGCGCCAGCGGATTCGCAAAAAACTCGAAAAACTCCATCGCGCCCGGGCCTGA